The Lepeophtheirus salmonis chromosome 3, UVic_Lsal_1.4, whole genome shotgun sequence genomic interval GACCTTTTTAGCAACACTATTAACGACCAAATTTATACCATTTTAGACGAAGTCAACGTTGTTGATCAAGAAGacattgacaatttattaaatgactCTGATACTTAATTTATAGCTGATGAAGAGGTTATCATAGAAAGGAATGCATAAGATACTTCATTGACTTTTGAAGCCAACATTCACACAGCTATAAATGATACTTAGAAATCTTCACTTTGATGATAATCTTAAAGATAATAAGAGTAAAATAGCATATAAAGTAAGACCACTGATAGAGTATGTGAACAAAAGGTTCACAAAATGTTTTTCGAAAGTTCTTCAACAAAGGCGTGGGGGAGTCGATCTGATGGATCAAAGAACTACTTTATACTACATAGATCGCAAGTTATCAAAACGATCTGAGAATCTTCTTTGACTTTCTAGATGTAGCATTCGTAAATAGATATACcgtttttaagattaaaataaattatggctTCTTGACTACAaagttgtacatatttatttcaaatttaagccAAATCTACTTTTACAAGGTCAAACTGCTTCAATTTTTTCGCTCTGATATATTTTTCCCCGGAgcgattatttttcaaaaattcgtttatttgggatttttttcccccagtTTTGTAGGTAATTTGCgcgttctacgcgttttgattatattatgacaattttgataaaaaataatacttgaagtgagaataaGTATTGGGCCGCACTTAAACATTAAGTGGGCTGCAATACGGACTACGGGTTTGACATCTCTGCTATATAACAacggaaaaaaaagtatccgtTATATTGGACACCAGAGTTTGAACAAAAAGTGAAAGCAAACATATAGAAAATCGAACTTTGTTCATTTGAATGGCTAGTAATCTCGCTTTATGCGTAGTAAGAGACAGGAATTGCTTCGTAATGTTTCACATGAAaagcatttattatattaatcaattttccgTGGTAGAATTAGTACttgtttgaattataaataaaaattagatcaaaagaattaataaatgtacAGTATTCAACTTCATAACGTAACTttagtatttggtttatatacatattaaaaaattaccgTTCACACTCAGAGAGATACGAGTGTCCCACCAAATTTTGACGAAaatattgaagttattaaaaaaaatttataattagttctaatatgattaaaaagatgaagaatagactataattatcttttcaatTCATTGTGGGTCTGAAAGGGTTAAAATCTCAAATACAAGatacataaattcatttaaaaataaaaatctatatcgaatacattatttataagcaTATATCAAATGCacctttacatattatatacacacTGATTAGTCATCAAgggcatccacaggattatatatatttgtttgtttgtttttgcagGGGGTAGAGGGAGATTTGGTTtaaatttggggaaaaatttaaaaaaatatttttttttgaaaaaaatttcaaaaatccactattgattacaaaaaattaaatttttcttaaaataattacaaaaatccactgctgtttacataaaataaatttttttggaaaaaaaattcagtaattatatgtcaaattttaaattttttgagaatatttataaaaaccataGTTATTAAAGACcatagagaaaattaattttttgaaaaaaaattttaaatttcagtttcaaatattttttttttttcggaaaaaatttcaaatattttgttttataaaaaaaaaaatcgaaaatcgaCAGCCgatcacagaaaattaaagttttgttaaaaaatttcaaatattaaattttctagtaaaaagcataaattctaaaatttttttttggggtaggGGGGGAGTCACTGCTGACGCCTCTGGgtatacaaacataattattacaatatatatattttcataacatTTCTGCATATAATACTCAATATGATctctaagtaaaaaatatttaacatacttAGAACACTCAGTAATTTCATATTCTTAAACTCCGGAAATACTTTTATAGAAGATATGATAAACactatatacaataattaaataatcttttgtgtaaattatttgaattaggGGAGTTTTTGCTGTTCAGGCAAGGGGTTATATGGTGGCGGAGGAGAAAATTCCAAATTAGGGGCTGTAGGAATATTTGGACTAAAAAAAGGAGCACTGGGTGGCTGATGAATTTGAGGAGCTTCCATAATGGGTCCTTGTGATTCAAATTGAGATGGATAGTTAGGAAAAGGTCCTCCAGAGGGATAAGTAGGTGGTTGATAGGGATAAGGAGCTTGAAGAAGAGGGACGGCTGGGCCTGTTTGAGCCGGAATAAAAATGTTAGGTTCACTATAAATGGGTGCTCCAGAAGTGTAAGAGGATCCTATTTCAATAggaattgttgttgttttgttagAATAAAGGCAACCAAGGACTAGAGTAACTTCTAGTGTGTAATGAGTTTTCATTATGGTGgaacaatcaaataaattagagagcaataactttgaatttaacTTTAGTGCACTATCTGCACAAGTAAAAGTATCTCCGGGTTTTACAGATGGGAACTCAAGCTCCGTCCATACTTTGGTTTCGAGATCTTTGTGAGCAGGACCAATCACAGCTTGCTTCCGTTTATTAAACTGATCTCGTTTATACGTTCGGTTATTTGTACGTCTTATTCCAAAGTAATAAGTGTATTGACATAGTTCAACAAGGGATCTTGATATTTCCTTGCTAGACTCATTTTCTATATGGAGTGAAAAGTGCAGATCCTCTCCGGGCACAAATCCTGAACGTTGAAGTCCAACAATTGCAGAGACATCTCCCTTACTAAAACAACACATACCAACTTGTTCTTGTATAGATCCTTGTAAAGGATTCTGAAAGAAGTATAAGTGAAATCAACTTTTGAGTGAGTTAAAACTTACACAAGCAGCTGGTAAGATAAGATTTTGCTTAATAACGACAAATGGACGAGTTGTATTTGGGTCAAATATAGAATAGGGGATATTGACTTTAGCGtagatttgataaaatatctttCCTCTTTCAAGTTCAAAGGTACCAGGAATGTTAGGAGGTAGTAAAACTGAGAATGGAATGGCATGAGTTCCTTCGTGAAGCATTATAACAGGCTTTGATCTGTCTCCCGATCCCATAATATACATTTCATTTTCAAgaattgtttcatattttgagtatttattcGCTTTAAATCTAAAATGTGTTGAGGATTCCCCTTTCCATTCGATTTTGACTCCTAAAAgggatttgaataataaatgactAAATCAAAAGAATACAAGAGAAGAGAAAATGATTGTATTTGTTAACCTCTGATCTTGGCACCACCTTTCTCCTCAACAATAACTTGGATATGACCCGTGACCTTGCTTCCTGCGAAGAAGACGGCTTGTTCATTATCGTATGTGATTTTTAACTTAACAATTGGTGACATTGCTACACTGAATCTGATGGGTACTAAAATgctagaaaattaattttgggtgCGTCTCGGACTTTCCTCCCTCTCTTCAGAGTCTGTAAGCctataaatttacattatattttaaagctaaATGCAAAACATTGCCTCACTCTAgatattattagtaataatatctagagtgtataatttattacacAGTACAGTAGATATTACCTTGCAATGCCAGATTGAAGGTCTCGTCTTCttcttttatgaatttataattttataaaaaattgtaaatctcACAAAACCTCATTCACTTATAATAGCCTATATGCTAACTTTATAAAAGGTAGAATTTGCAATTAGGAACCCCCTCTTCTTCCTCAAATAAGTACATACGAGCAGTAGTACAGACAGCCTATCAGAGTTCGTAATTTGGATACACTGATGTAACATTGCATGCATTTAATAAGAGTTCGCtctttaacaaataaatcatGACGTCATCTTACGTCATAGTTCAATGACgttgaagaataataaaaaaatctcgcATCATGTGCGGTATTCTTTTGATAGTAGAGTCTTATAGGGATGTCCATGATGAGTATGGTTCCATTCTGGAGAGGATTCGACGTCGTGGACCGGATTTCTTCAAAATACATTCTTTGGACAATGGAATCATTCTTGTGGTGGGAGTTCTCTGGCTTCAAGGCTCTCAAATAACACCTCAGCCTCATAGTAATGATGTTGGGGGCTATTTACTATGGAATGGGGATGCTTATGGAGGTTTGGAGGAGATGAGAAATGGTGATTCTGATACACAAACCATTTCCAGGACATTGGAAAAACTAGAACCCCAGGAATTCTTTGATCAGATACGAGGCCCTTTTGCTTTTTCGTATACTCAGGGCGAGTTCATTTGGTTTGGCAGAGACTATTTTGGGAGACacagtttgtta includes:
- the LOC121114366 gene encoding arrestin domain-containing protein 5, which encodes MSPIVKLKITYDNEQAVFFAGSKVTGHIQVIVEEKGGAKIRGVKIEWKGESSTHFRFKANKYSKYETILENEMYIMGSGDRSKPVIMLHEGTHAIPFSVLLPPNIPGTFELERGKIFYQIYAKVNIPYSIFDPNTTRPFVVIKQNLILPAACNPLQGSIQEQVGMCCFSKGDVSAIVGLQRSGFVPGEDLHFSLHIENESSKEISRSLVELCQYTYYFGIRRTNNRTYKRDQFNKRKQAVIGPAHKDLETKVWTELEFPSVKPGDTFTCADSALKLNSKLLLSNLFDCSTIMKTHYTLEVTLVLGCLYSNKTTTIPIEIGSSYTSGAPIYSEPNIFIPAQTGPAVPLLQAPYPYQPPTYPSGGPFPNYPSQFESQGPIMEAPQIHQPPSAPFFSPNIPTAPNLEFSPPPPYNPLPEQQKLP